The Fulvivirga ligni genome window below encodes:
- a CDS encoding PKD domain-containing protein — MRYILKKYWLFLVILLPLACQEEYELGDTPPVEADAAFTMTTAEDSDNKIIFSSGSDSFLKIWDLGNGQTGKGNTITGIYPDSGTYVINLTVYNAAGSISSTQEIYIAMPDPTLLDKPLYNFLTGGADAENGKVWVMDSTSKSHFGVGPNPVDEAAGYFPNYYDAGALEKSGGGMYDDTYTFKLAAYGFEMETNGNVYINPAQSGEFSETYESPVGDLTANYNAPENLTWNIVEAGEFPILTISNGGFLGYYTGVSTYQIISISENQMFLRYLDSSTPDLSWYIKLIQAGYDAGGGEGGGEEEPETYSLPLTFETEVPTFDVFGGSTYEVVDNPDASGINTSAKVATTTHGGETWAGLFVSLTDPLDFSSLNTFKIKVWAPQTGTFRLKFENAANGDDFVEIDQDITVVEEWQELSFDVSAVTSDQYSKIVIFPGWNVSNAGTFYFDDMQLVSDNCDGETGESLEPDPGINFNLQSDVSFGQFGNIVAGRVPNPNPSGINTSCFVNSYEKSAGCETWSGVAYGLDNAIDFASTTKKVFKMKVFAVDQVTDVVLRLEKLPHPDTEPSAERIATISGTGAWEELTFDFSDITDPNTYKNLVIYFERGATCDGDSYYFDDLVQVEAD, encoded by the coding sequence ATGAGATATATATTAAAAAAATACTGGTTATTTCTTGTTATACTCTTGCCGTTGGCTTGCCAGGAAGAGTATGAACTGGGTGATACCCCACCTGTAGAAGCTGATGCAGCTTTTACAATGACCACAGCCGAAGATAGTGACAACAAAATCATTTTTTCTTCGGGTTCAGATAGCTTTTTGAAAATCTGGGACTTAGGTAATGGACAAACTGGAAAAGGTAATACTATCACAGGTATATATCCTGATTCGGGCACTTATGTTATAAACTTAACTGTATATAATGCGGCGGGTAGTATAAGTTCAACTCAGGAAATTTATATAGCCATGCCTGATCCTACATTACTAGACAAACCATTATATAATTTCCTTACAGGAGGTGCTGATGCCGAAAATGGTAAAGTATGGGTTATGGATTCTACCAGTAAGAGTCACTTTGGGGTAGGTCCAAATCCTGTAGATGAAGCAGCTGGATACTTCCCTAACTATTATGATGCAGGTGCTTTAGAAAAGTCTGGCGGCGGAATGTATGATGATACTTATACCTTTAAGTTAGCGGCTTATGGGTTTGAAATGGAAACTAATGGAAATGTATATATCAACCCGGCGCAGTCAGGTGAATTCAGCGAGACTTATGAAAGTCCTGTAGGCGATTTAACTGCTAACTATAACGCACCGGAAAACTTGACTTGGAATATTGTAGAAGCTGGAGAGTTTCCAATCTTAACTATTAGTAATGGAGGGTTTCTTGGGTATTACACGGGAGTATCTACCTATCAGATCATTAGCATATCTGAAAATCAAATGTTCTTGAGATACCTGGACTCGTCCACACCTGATCTCTCATGGTACATTAAGTTGATACAAGCTGGTTATGATGCCGGAGGTGGCGAAGGAGGAGGAGAGGAAGAGCCTGAAACCTACTCTTTGCCATTAACATTTGAAACTGAAGTGCCAACTTTTGACGTATTTGGAGGAAGTACCTATGAGGTGGTTGACAATCCAGATGCCTCAGGAATTAACACCTCTGCTAAGGTAGCTACTACCACTCATGGTGGAGAAACATGGGCAGGGTTATTTGTAAGTCTTACGGATCCATTAGATTTTTCTTCTTTAAATACCTTTAAAATTAAAGTATGGGCCCCACAAACTGGTACATTCAGGTTAAAGTTTGAAAACGCAGCCAATGGAGATGATTTTGTGGAAATAGATCAGGATATTACGGTAGTTGAAGAATGGCAGGAATTAAGTTTTGATGTATCGGCCGTGACGTCAGATCAATATTCTAAAATAGTGATCTTCCCGGGTTGGAATGTATCAAATGCAGGTACCTTTTATTTTGACGACATGCAGTTAGTTTCTGATAACTGTGATGGGGAAACAGGAGAATCACTAGAGCCTGATCCAGGGATTAATTTCAATTTACAATCTGATGTGAGCTTTGGACAGTTTGGTAACATTGTGGCTGGTAGAGTGCCTAACCCTAATCCTTCTGGAATAAACACTAGCTGCTTTGTGAATTCTTATGAAAAATCAGCAGGTTGTGAAACATGGTCAGGTGTTGCTTATGGACTTGATAATGCCATTGATTTTGCATCTACCACCAAGAAAGTCTTCAAGATGAAAGTATTTGCAGTGGATCAGGTTACAGATGTAGTTTTAAGATTGGAAAAGTTACCACATCCAGATACTGAACCATCTGCAGAAAGAATCGCAACTATTTCTGGTACTGGAGCTTGGGAAGAATTAACATTCGATTTCTCTGATATCACTGACCCGAACACCTATAAGAATTTAGTTATTTACTTCGAAAGAGGAGCAACCTGTGATGGAGACTCTTATTATTTCGATGATCTGGT
- a CDS encoding RagB/SusD family nutrient uptake outer membrane protein, which produces MNKLNKLKILMVLFALIIASCDDYIEIEPRYVLDAENYFQSEKDYEDALVSAYDLLQTSYLSLWIGEIASDNSIAGGESVTDTQGLHEIDEMKHGGVNNELRNVWRFMYAGITRTNYIFENKDNIEFEGKTQIMAQASFLRAYYYFELVKFFGDVPLIVDKRLGIDDLSSLQRTPKSEVYTQIETDLKFASDNLGWTAAQKGRVTKGAALSLLGKVYLYENKFTEAAAAFQTVIDEGQYDLFSDYSTLFRANNENNSETVFDVQYVSLEGGGYGCLECLEGNAAPGFQGIRGYTGPIYADGNSYNLPTQDLVDEFEAGDPRLEASILDIVAFAEASAEPVAYTEGVGGHTGYYNNKYIKRQDELGPGDNDLTSPNNYRVIRYADVLLMAAEAYNRMPGANDDLARTYLNEVRDRVGLAAVTASGSELTGAIYHERRVELSGEGHHFFDLVRTNRAEAEIDGFTAPKNNLFPIPQDEIDLAGAGWQQNQGYN; this is translated from the coding sequence ATGAACAAGTTAAATAAACTAAAAATATTAATGGTTCTATTCGCCTTGATCATTGCAAGCTGTGATGATTATATAGAGATAGAGCCTCGTTATGTGCTTGATGCTGAAAACTATTTTCAGTCTGAAAAGGACTATGAAGATGCTTTGGTAAGTGCTTATGACCTTCTACAAACATCATATCTATCATTATGGATAGGTGAAATTGCCTCTGATAATTCAATTGCTGGAGGTGAAAGTGTCACTGATACTCAGGGGCTACATGAAATAGATGAAATGAAGCATGGAGGGGTGAATAATGAGCTGAGAAATGTGTGGAGATTCATGTATGCAGGTATTACACGAACCAATTATATCTTTGAAAACAAGGATAATATTGAGTTTGAAGGAAAAACCCAGATTATGGCGCAGGCTTCCTTTCTACGCGCTTACTATTATTTTGAATTAGTGAAATTCTTTGGCGATGTACCTCTTATTGTTGATAAAAGGTTAGGAATCGATGATTTATCTTCATTGCAGAGGACTCCGAAGAGTGAAGTTTATACTCAGATAGAGACAGACTTAAAATTTGCTTCGGATAATTTAGGTTGGACCGCTGCTCAAAAAGGTAGGGTTACTAAAGGTGCAGCTCTTTCTTTATTGGGGAAAGTATATCTATATGAAAACAAGTTCACAGAGGCCGCAGCTGCATTTCAAACTGTAATTGATGAAGGTCAGTATGACTTGTTCTCTGATTATTCCACTTTGTTTAGAGCAAATAATGAGAACAATTCTGAAACTGTATTTGATGTGCAGTATGTGAGCTTAGAAGGCGGTGGATACGGATGTTTAGAGTGTTTGGAGGGTAATGCCGCTCCAGGTTTTCAAGGAATCAGAGGATATACAGGTCCAATTTATGCTGACGGTAATAGCTACAATTTGCCTACTCAAGATCTGGTGGATGAGTTTGAGGCTGGAGATCCAAGATTAGAAGCTAGTATATTAGATATAGTGGCCTTTGCCGAGGCTAGTGCAGAGCCCGTTGCATATACCGAAGGAGTTGGTGGCCATACCGGTTACTATAACAATAAATACATCAAAAGACAAGATGAACTTGGTCCCGGTGACAATGACCTTACCAGCCCTAATAACTATCGAGTGATAAGATATGCTGATGTTTTACTTATGGCAGCTGAGGCATATAACAGAATGCCGGGTGCTAATGATGATTTGGCCAGAACATATCTTAACGAGGTGAGAGACAGAGTGGGATTAGCAGCAGTTACTGCTTCAGGCAGTGAACTTACCGGTGCTATTTACCATGAGAGACGAGTAGAGCTTTCGGGAGAAGGACACCACTTTTTCGATTTGGTAAGGACAAATAGAGCTGAGGCTGAAATAGATGGTTTCACAGCTCCTAAAAATAACTTGTTTCCTATTCCTCAAGATGAGATTGATTTAGCAGGTGCAGGATGGCAGCAAAATCAAGGATATAATTAA